In Comamonas koreensis, the genomic stretch ATGAAGACCCAGCAAGTGGTCTGGCAGGTGCCCGTGGGCACCGTGCAGGACACCGGCCCGATGGGCATCAAGATGCGCATGCCGATGCCAGTGGGCCTGCCCACCCTGGGCGGCAGCCTGTCCACCCAGGGCGGCCTGGTGTTCTTTGCCGGCACGCAGGACTACTACCTGCGCGCCTGGAACACCGCCAACGGCCAGGAGATCTGGAAAAGCCGCCTGCCCGTGGGCAGCCAGGGCGGCCCGATGACCTACCAATCGCCCAAGACCGGCAAGCAGTATGTGCTGATCTCCGCTGGCGGCGCGCGCCAGTCGCCCGACCGTGGCGACTATGTGATCGCCTACGCGCTGCCTGACAAGGCCCAGTAAGCACCTGCATGGGGTCGGGCCACCAGCCCCTTGACCCACAACCCGCCATGGCCTGCACTGCAAGCCATGGCTTTTTTGTTGCCGACGCTCCGCGAAGGGCGCGCATGGTACGCTTGCCCGCTTGTGTCCACGGAGATCCGGCAGTGAGCAAGCAGCAAGGCCAGCAAGAGCCAACCTCTCAACCCCCCCAGACCGATGAGCCCGGCGCATCGGCAGGCATGCGCCAGGCCCTGCTCGACGCCGGCAAGACCGAGTTTGCCAACTATGGCTATGACGGCGCCCGGCTCGAACGCATAGCGGCCAAGGCCGGCTGCGCCAAGCGCATGCTGTACTACTACTTCGGCAACAAGAAGGATGTGTACCTGGCCGTCATCGAGCAAAGCTACACCGATATCCGCGCCTCCGAAGAAAGCCTGAACCTCGACGCGCTAGAGCCGTTGCAAGCGCTGCATGCACTGGCCCAGAAAAGCTTTGACTACCACGCCAACAACCAGGCCTTCACCCGCCTGGTGCTGCAGGAGAACTTCCAGGGCGGCGAAATGCTGGGCCAGATCTCCAACACCGAATCATTGCGCCGCGCGGCCCTCACCCCCCTGGAGCGCATCCTGGAGCGCGGCGTGGCCCAGGGCCTGTTCAAGCCCGAGGTCACTGCCACCGATGTGCACTACCTGATCTCTGCGCTGAGCGGCTTTCGCATCGACCACGCCGCCACCTGGCGCAGCCTGCTGCAGGTGGACCTGCTGGGCGACAGCTTGCGCGAGCGCCATCTGCAGATGCTGCTGGACCAGGTGGAAGCGCTGGTGTGTGTGCGGGCAGCGCAAGGCTGAGGGCGGACGCAGAAACACGGGCCGGTGTGCCGTGTTGTGCAGCAGATTTTGCACCGGCCTCAGCTTGGGCCAGTGCAACAACCATTGCCCGCTTGCGTGTGGAACCCAAGCACCGGGCAAGCGCAAGCAGCGATCACTGCGGACGTTGGCGTGGAGCGACGCGTGTGGACAGTGCAGGTGAGGTGTAGCTCGCATCAAAGCTACAGCCCTTGCCGTAGGTCGCTTCCAGGGCCAGGCAGGCACTGGCGATGCCGGAAGGCGTGGGCTTGGTGCCGGTGTTCACCCACTGCAGCAGCGCGTCCATCAGCGCGGGATAGGTTGGATCGCTGATAAAGCTGTGGGTGCCGTTTGTCGTGAAGGTCTGCACCAGACGCGCAGCACTGCCGCCTTCTTGCATCACCTCGCGGAAACGAGAATCGAGCTCTACAAATGCGGTCGGGTCGCTGATCCATTTGGTGGACAGCACCGGCACAGGGATCTTGCCGACCGGGTCGGTGTCGGTGGCGAACGTCTGGTAGGCGGCAGGGTTGGCTTTGTAGCGCAGCACGCCGGCGTTGAGGGCCGCATCGTCGGTAGAGCCGCTGTAGACCGCGCCTTCATTGCCGAACGGGCTCTCCCCGCCGGTGCGCTTGGCGGAGATATCCTGGAAGTGCATGGTCGCCCAGTTCATGTGCGACTGGATGGCGCTCTCCGGAATCTTGATCACATCGACGATGGTCTGGATCTTGGCCTTCTGCTCGGGTGTGCGCTCGGCAGCGGGCTTGTTGAGCGCCAGGCATTCGTTGACACGCAGCGCCACGTCCGCCTGCTTCATCGTGACATTGGCGGGCAGGCCGAGGTTGAGTGCGTAAGGCTGTTCGCTGGGACGTGGATGGTTACCACACAGGTACTGGTAGACCACGCGCAGATCAAGCCGGAAATCGTAGGAACGGGTGCCCCCGCCCAGCACGCCGCTGGTCAGCAAAACGCCATCGTAGGGACGCTCGCCGACGGTCTCTAGCGTGAACATCTCCGCGCCCTTGGCTGCCACGCCAGCGCCCCAGGACTGACCATGCAAGATGGTCTTGCTGGGGATCGCCACATGCTTGCGGAAGATGCCGCGCAGACGCTCCGTGTCTTCGGCGGCAGCGCGCACTTCCACTCCGCCCTGGCGGTAGGAGGAGCCCGCCCATGCGTAGCCTGACTTCACCATGATGGACCAGCGGGTCAGGTCTTCCATGGAGCGGTCCAGATCGGGGGCGGCCAGATCGGGGCCTCCATGCGCATGCATTACCAGGATGCCATTCCACTTTGCCGGCACTGCAATCATGTAGAACGCGCCCTTGGAGTCGCGGCCAGACAGGCATTTCGCGTCGCTGGGCACATCGGCAGGGCAAGTGGCCGTCACCGGCGCTGCCTCGTTGGAGGTGGACGGCCCTTGCAGCACCAGGGAGCCGTCGCCGCAGCCGCTGAGCGCGAGCAGCGCCAGCAGGGGCAGGCCGAGTTTGGAAAGAGGCGATTTCATGGTTTGTCTCCTATCAAGCGTTTTTTATGGGTGCGGCTCCCCGCAAGGCTGGCGGACCAGCGCTTGGTTGGCGAGGGCCTCCCTATTCTTGGTCGGCTTGCGAAATATTTCAAAGATTTCTAAGATATCAACTGCATACTTTTCAAATATATGGAACTGCGTCATCTCCGGTATTTTCTTGCGGTGGCCGAATGCGGCCATATCACGCGTGCCGCAGAGCGCCTGGGCATCCAGCAGCCGCCGTTGTCGCAGCAGATTCTGGCGCTGGAGAACGAGCTGGGCAGCGCGCTGTTTCGTCGCCATCCCAAAGGCGTGGATCTCACCGATCTGGGCCATGAGCTGCGCGCAGAAGCCGAGCGGCTGCTGGGCGACTTTGGCGCCATGCAGCAGCGCATCGAGGCGTATGCGCGCGGTGAGCGGGGCCATCTGCGCATAGGCTTCACCAGCTCGGCGGCGGCGCATGCCTTCACCCCGGAAGTGCTGCGCACCTGCCGCAAGTCGCACCCCGACATCTTGCTGAGCGTCAGCGAAAACAACGCCGCTGAAATCACCGAAGCCGTCGCGGCGCAACGTCTGCATTGTGGCTTTTTGCGCGTGCCGGTGGCTCACCCGGATGGATTGGCGTTCGAGCCCCTGCTCCGGGAAGAAGCGCTGTTGGCCATCCCGGTGGACCACCGGTTGGCGCACAACAGCGCCCAGCCCGTCATGCTGGAGGAGCTCGATGGCGAGAAACTGGTGCTGGTGCGCAGACCCGGTGCGCCAGGCCTGTATGCCAATCTGCTGGCGCTGTGTGCACAACGCCATGTCCATGTGGAAGTGGCCGCCGAAGTCGAGCGCATGATGACCAATGTGAACCTGGTGGCAGCAGGCGTGGGCTTGTCCATTGTTCCGGCGTCGATCAAAGGATCGCATCGCCATGCGGTGGTGTATCGCTCACTCGATCCGTCCCTCGACCTTTGGGCGCCGTTGACCTTGGTGTACCGCGCGCATGACTGCGATGGCCCGTTGGGCACGGTGATCGCCTTGGCCAAGAAGCTGGCCAAGCGCCATGCCTCCAAAAGCAGGTGAACCTATGTCCGAATGGCCCAAGCTGACCCCGGCAAACGCCCCACGATGGTCGCGAAGAGCCATGCTACTGAGCGGCTGGATGGGCGCATCGCTCGTGGCCACGGAGGGACTGGCCGCCCAGAAAAGGCCAGGCGCTGCGCTGAAGATGCTGGTGGCCTATCCCCCCGGCGGTGTCAGCGACCTGGTGGCGCGCGCCCTGGCCAAGGAGATGGCCGATCAGCGCCAGGCGCAGGTGATCGTCG encodes the following:
- a CDS encoding TetR family transcriptional regulator, producing the protein MSKQQGQQEPTSQPPQTDEPGASAGMRQALLDAGKTEFANYGYDGARLERIAAKAGCAKRMLYYYFGNKKDVYLAVIEQSYTDIRASEESLNLDALEPLQALHALAQKSFDYHANNQAFTRLVLQENFQGGEMLGQISNTESLRRAALTPLERILERGVAQGLFKPEVTATDVHYLISALSGFRIDHAATWRSLLQVDLLGDSLRERHLQMLLDQVEALVCVRAAQG
- a CDS encoding LysR family transcriptional regulator, producing the protein MELRHLRYFLAVAECGHITRAAERLGIQQPPLSQQILALENELGSALFRRHPKGVDLTDLGHELRAEAERLLGDFGAMQQRIEAYARGERGHLRIGFTSSAAAHAFTPEVLRTCRKSHPDILLSVSENNAAEITEAVAAQRLHCGFLRVPVAHPDGLAFEPLLREEALLAIPVDHRLAHNSAQPVMLEELDGEKLVLVRRPGAPGLYANLLALCAQRHVHVEVAAEVERMMTNVNLVAAGVGLSIVPASIKGSHRHAVVYRSLDPSLDLWAPLTLVYRAHDCDGPLGTVIALAKKLAKRHASKSR